The nucleotide sequence CATGGTGGCGGATCAGATAGACGAGAACTCACACGTTTGATTCCCTTTTATCTGAATCAGGGTTTTGATGTTCTCAGCTTTGATCTATCATGTCATGGAGAGGCTCCCTGTGTCGTGCCAGGTTTGAGTTTCGGGAACCGTGAATCTAGAGATGTATTGTCTGCCTATTTATATCTATCAAAGAAATATAAGAACATTTTAATGTTTGGATCTTCCGTAGGAGCCTCTTCTTTATTGATTGCACTTCCTTTTTTGCATGGCGTGAAAGGACTTATTTTAGAAAATCCAATGATTAATTTTGATAGATTGATTTTAGATTCTCCCGAATCTGTTTCGCTACCGAATTGGATGGTCCAGTCTTTGATTGGTCTCGTCACAAGTAGAGGGAAATTTGATTCATTACTCAGTCCCGAAAATTCTTTACGATTTTCAAGTTCTGTGCCTTTATTATTGATTCATAGCAAAAAAGATTCTGTTGTTTCCTACAAACATTCAGAGTTTCTTGCAAATCTATATTCTGGCCCAAGTGAAGTTTGGTTCCCTGATTTAGGTTCTCATGGAAAAGTTTGGGATGAGAATCCAAGCGAATATGAAACTAGAGTTAGAAATTTTATAAGAAGAAATATAAATAAGTGAGACAAACCATGGAAGATTATTTGATTTTAATGCGACTCGATATCCTTACAAAAGAAGCCCAACCTTCACCTGAACAATTGCAAGTTTATATGAAACAATACCAAGAATGGGTAAACGGGATTGTTGCTAAAAAGAAGTTCAAAGGCGGAACGGCTTTGTCTACAGAAGGAAAGGTGATCCAATCAAATCATATCATCACTGATGGCCCTTTTGTAGAAACAAAAGAATCCCTTGCCGGTTTTATCATCATTCAGGCGGAGAGTTTTGAAGATGCTGTGAGTATTGCCAAAGATTGTCCGATTCTAATGGGAGAGGGAAATAGTGTTGAGGTAAGAAAAATTATGAACATACATAAAGAAGAATAAAATAATATATTCGTAATCTCTAATGGATCATTCAGATATTATACCAAATTTGTTTCGAACAGAGTATTCAAAAATTATTGCGGTTCTCTGTAAACAATTTGGGTTTTATCAGATAGAAATAGCCGAAGACATCGCAAGTGAAACCTTTTTAACTGCGGCTCAAACTTGGGGCTTCAATGGAATCCCAACAAATCCAGAAGCCTGGTTGTATGCAGTTGCTAAAAATAAAGCAAAGAATGTAATCCATAGAGATTCTATTTTCCAAAACAAAATACTTCCATTTTATCAGCGAGATCAGAATCCGTCTGGATCGGAATTGGATCTTTCGGAAGAGAATATCCAAGATAGCCAACTTCGAATGATCTTTGCGCTCTCCCATCCGTCGATTCCTACCGAATCACAGATTGGTTTGTCTCTTCGGATTCTTTGTGGATTTGGGATTGAGGAGATCGCGAGAGCTTTTTTTTCGAACAAAGAAACGATTGGTAAGAGATTATACCGTGCGAAGGAAAGGCTTAGGGAAAAAAATATAACATTGGAACTTCCGGCGCCGCATGAGTGGGACGATAGATTAACTTCTGTTCTAAGAACTATTTATTTATTGTTTAATGAGGGTTATTCTTCTTCAAGCGAGGAAAAGATAATCCGGAAAGATTTATGTTTGGAAGCAATTCGACTTTGTTCTATCCTCCTAGAAAATAAAAAAACCAATACACCTGAAGTGAATGCCCTTCTTTCCCTATTTTGTTTTCATATATCTCGATTTGATGCAAGGTTAGATTCAGATGGAGAAATGATTTTGTATGGAGATCAGAACCGCGCCCTTTGGAATACAGACTTTATTAAAAAAGGTGAGTATTTCTTTTTTCAGTCAAA is from Leptospira perdikensis and encodes:
- a CDS encoding alpha/beta hydrolase, with protein sequence MTQNQKRNHQPRRFRILVKLCYGAVIVFTLFLFAVAFGIWSASNQILFPKWNGLSKNFLECSFDGEKAWGRSCGNIRLTNEYRFKEIWIPSLNGYDLPGWLVPAYENGGLMSKGVILLVHGGGSDRRELTRLIPFYLNQGFDVLSFDLSCHGEAPCVVPGLSFGNRESRDVLSAYLYLSKKYKNILMFGSSVGASSLLIALPFLHGVKGLILENPMINFDRLILDSPESVSLPNWMVQSLIGLVTSRGKFDSLLSPENSLRFSSSVPLLLIHSKKDSVVSYKHSEFLANLYSGPSEVWFPDLGSHGKVWDENPSEYETRVRNFIRRNINK
- a CDS encoding YciI family protein — protein: MEDYLILMRLDILTKEAQPSPEQLQVYMKQYQEWVNGIVAKKKFKGGTALSTEGKVIQSNHIITDGPFVETKESLAGFIIIQAESFEDAVSIAKDCPILMGEGNSVEVRKIMNIHKEE
- a CDS encoding RNA polymerase sigma factor, which codes for MDHSDIIPNLFRTEYSKIIAVLCKQFGFYQIEIAEDIASETFLTAAQTWGFNGIPTNPEAWLYAVAKNKAKNVIHRDSIFQNKILPFYQRDQNPSGSELDLSEENIQDSQLRMIFALSHPSIPTESQIGLSLRILCGFGIEEIARAFFSNKETIGKRLYRAKERLREKNITLELPAPHEWDDRLTSVLRTIYLLFNEGYSSSSEEKIIRKDLCLEAIRLCSILLENKKTNTPEVNALLSLFCFHISRFDARLDSDGEMILYGDQNRALWNTDFIKKGEYFFFQSNKEPMFSKYHLEAAIAYWHTVAAETEQKWENIFHLYTGLLELESSPFLLLNRAYALFRAKGREVALVEIESLDLKTNPYYFSLLGELYREIEPVKARESFQKALLLTKTERDKVVIRKQLAQLPT